The genome window ATCAATCCGACCACAATGATGTCGGCCTCGGTAAAGCGCGTCATCATGCCGAGCAGCACGGATTTACCCACACCGGTACCGGCAAACAGGCCCAGACGCTGGCCACGACCGACCGTCAATAAACCGTTGATGCTGCGAATGCCCACGTCCAGCGGCACGCTGATCGGGTTGCGGTTGAGCGGGTTGATGGTCGGGCCGTCCATCGGCACCCAGTCTTCAGCCTTCATGCCGCCCTTGCCGTCCAGCGCGCGACCGGCGCCGTCGAGCACACGGCCGAGCATGCTCATGCCCATCGGCAGGCGGCCCGTGTCGGCCAGCGGCACCACACGGGCACCGGGGGCGATGCCCGCCAGGCTACCGACCGGCATCAGGAAAATCTTGCTGCCGGAAAAGCCCATCACTTCGGCTTCGACCTGCACCGGGTGGTAGCTGTCGTCATTGATCACCAGGCAGCGGCTGCCCATGGCGGCGCGCAGGCCTTCGGCTTCGAGGGTCAGGCCGACCATGCGCAGCAGGCGCCCTTCGAGAACGGGCTGGCCAGGCAACTCGGTGGCCTCGGCGTAGCCGCTCAGGCGCTTGGCGAAACTGGTGCGATCAAGGCGCATCGGGGGCGTCCAGGTCCACGCTCAGGTCAGGCTCGGCCGGGTGCAGGGCCTGTTCATGGAGTTGATCGAAGAGCTTGGCCATGATCTGGCTGATGCGGGTTTCCACCGTGGCATCGATGCGGCTGTGTTCGGTCTCGACGCGGCAACCGCCGGGCAGCAGCGCCGCGTCCTCGACGATGCGCCAGGTTTCTTCGTGGCGCTCGCGCAGGGCTTTGACCTGCTCGAAATCCTGGGGGTTGATGTACAAGCGCACATTGCCGACGCCCAAGGGCAGCAGCTTGAGGGCTTCGCGCATCACGCTTTCGAGGTGGCTGGAATCGAGCACCAGTTCGCGCTGGATCACTTGGCGAGCGATGTGCTCAACCAGGCCGACCATGGCTTTTTCCAGTTGCGAATCCTGTTCGGCGATAGGATCGAACAGGCTGCCCATCAAGCGTTCCAGGCTGGCCAGCTTGACGCTCAAGGCCTCTTCGGCTTCCTGGCGCACCTTCAGCGTGGTGCTGCGAAAACCGTCTTTTTCACCCGCCGCAAAGCCTTCGTTGTAGGCCTCCTGACGGATGGCTTCCAATTCTTCAAGGGTCAGTGGCTGGACTTCATCCAGCGGCACCTCTTCCATTTGCGCAGGCGGCTCTTCGACATACGCAGGTTCCGGCTCCGGCACATGCGGGTCGAAACTGGGCAACGACCAGATGTCGAACCCGCCGACATCCCGCGCGCGAATCAGATCGCTGGGCGTCTCATCTTTGTTCGACATGCGCAGCGCCTTAGATCATTTCTTCGCCGCCCTTCCCGCCGAGAACGATTTCTCCGGCTTCGGCCATACGGCGGGCAATGGTGAGGATTTCCTTCTGGGCGGTTTCCACGTCGCTGACGCGTACCGGGCCTTTGGCTTCCAGGTCGTCGCGCAACAGTTCGGACGCGCGCTTGGACATGTTCTTGAAGATCTTCTCTTTGACGCCTTCGTCCGAACCCTTGAGGGCCAGCACCAAAACGTCGGACGACACCTCACGCAGCAACGCCTGGATACCACGGTCGTCGACATCGGAGAGGTTGTTGAACACGAACATGAGGTCTTCGATCTGGCCGGACAGGGTGTCGTCGATCTCGCGGATCGAGTCCATCAACTGGCCTTCGACCGAACTGTCGAGGAAGTTCATGATGTCGGCCGCGCGCTTGATGCCACCCAGGGTGGTACGCGAGGCATTCGAGTTGCCCGAGAACTGCTTCTCGAGAATCGTGTTGAGTTCTTTCAGCGCGGCCGGCTGCACCGTGTTCAGCGACGACACGCGCAGGATGATGTCCAGGCGCACTTTATGGTCGAAGTGGCCGAGCACTTCACCGGCCTGGTCCGGGTCGAGGTAGGCAACCACGATGGCCTGGATCTGCGGGTGCTCGTAGCGGATCACGTCGGCCACGGCGCGCGGTTCCATCCATTTCAGGCTGTCCAGGCCACTGGTGTTGCCGCCCAGCAGGATGCGGTCGATCAGGCCGTTGGCCTTGTCTTCGCCGAGGGCCGAGGTGAGCATCTTGCGGATATAGCTGTCGGAACCGACGCCCAGGCTGGTCTGGTCGCCGACGATTTCGACGAACTCGCTCATCACCTGCTCGACTTGCTCACGGTGCACATTGCGCATCTGCGCCATGGCCACGCCCACGCGCTGAACCTCTTTGGGGCCCATGTGGCGCAGCACTTGTGCGGCGTCGGTCTCACCCAAAGACAGCAGCAGGACTGCGGCTTTATCGACCTTGGTGAGCTTGGCAACAGCGGCTCGATCATTCATCTGCGTTAATCCACTCTTTCACGACCTGAGCCACACGGCCCGGGTCTTCTGCTACCAGACTCTTGATTGCATTCAGCTGAGCGTCATAGCCTTCGCTCGGGCTTGGCAACAGAATACTTTGCGGGCCGCCCAGGCTGACGCGGTCGTTGGCCAGTTCGCCGTCCAGGCCGCCCATGCCACCCAACTCGACGTCGCTTCCTGCAAGGGCAAGCTGCTTCTTGCCGTGGCCGGTGATGTTGTTGAGCACCGGACGCAGCACGCCGAACACCAGCACCAGGATGAACAACACACCCAGCACTTGCTTGACGATGTCCCAGAACCACGGCTGTGTGTAGAACGCAGGGTCGGTAATGACTTCGCCACGCTCGACCGAGAACGGCATGTTGATCACGCTGACGCTGTCACCCCGGCTGGCGTCAAAACCAACGGCGTCCTGTACCAGGCGAGTGAAGCGCGCCAATTCGTCGGCACTCCACGGCGCACGGGTCACCGCACCGTCAGCGGCATTGACCTTGACCTGGTCATCGACCACCACCGACACCGACAGGCGATTGATTTTGCCCTGCTGCTGTTTGGTGTGGCTGATGGAACGGTCGAGCTCGAAGTTCTTGGTCGACTGGTTACGCTTGTCCGCCGGGTATGGCGCGAGCATCGGCTGGCCGGTGGCCGGGTCCATGATCTGCTGACCGTTGGCGTCCAACAATGGCTGGCCAGGCTGAATCGCAGCGGCGGTCGCGGCAGCGCCGCCCGTGGTTTGCGGCGCCGAAGCCGGTGCCGGCGGCTGGTTGCTCAGGGCACCCGGCACACCTTGCGGGCCATTGCTGGCGGTGCGTTGTTCGCTGGTCGACTGCTCGCTGCGCAGGGCCGGCTGGTCCGGGTTGAACTGTTCAGAGGTCGATTCGACCGCGCTGAAGTCCACGTCGGCGGACACTTCAGCCTTGTAGCGGTCGTTGCCGAGCACCGGCTGCAAAATATTATGCACGCGCTGGGTGAGCATGCTTTCCATGCGACGGCTGTAATCGAACTGCTTGCCGGCCTGGGTCAGCGCAGAATTTTCTGCCATGTCCGACAGCAGGTTGCCCTTCTGGTCGACGACGGTAATTTGCGATTTGCTCAGTTCGGGAACGCTGGTGGCCACCAGGTTGATGATCGCCAGCACCTGGCCAGGCTCCAGGGAACGCCCGGAAAACAGCTCGACCAGCACCGAGGCGCTCGGCTTGCGTTCGTCACGGACAAACACCGAGCTCTTCGGAATCGCCAGGTGCACGCGGGCGCCCTTGACGTTGTTGAGGCTTGAGATGGTGCGCGCCAACTCGCCTTCCAGGCCACGACGGTAGCGGGTGGCTTCCATGAACTGGCTGGTACCCAGGCCCTGGTCCTTGTCGAGGATTTCAAAACCGATATTGCTGTCGGACGGCGTCACGCCGGCGGCGGCCAGCTTCATGCGTGCACGGGCGACGTCATCGGCCTTGACCAGCAACGCGCCGGAGTTGGGTTCTACGGTATAGGCGATGTCGGCGGCGGCCAGGGTTTCCATGATCTGCTTGGAATCCATGCCGGCCAGGCTGCCGTACAGCGGGCGGTAATCAGGTTGCTGCGACCACAGCACCACGGCAAAACCAATCGCCACGCTGGCAGCCAGGCCGACCATCAGGCCCACCTGACGCAACATGGTCATTTCGGA of Pseudomonas fluorescens contains these proteins:
- the fliG gene encoding flagellar motor switch protein FliG, which translates into the protein MNDRAAVAKLTKVDKAAVLLLSLGETDAAQVLRHMGPKEVQRVGVAMAQMRNVHREQVEQVMSEFVEIVGDQTSLGVGSDSYIRKMLTSALGEDKANGLIDRILLGGNTSGLDSLKWMEPRAVADVIRYEHPQIQAIVVAYLDPDQAGEVLGHFDHKVRLDIILRVSSLNTVQPAALKELNTILEKQFSGNSNASRTTLGGIKRAADIMNFLDSSVEGQLMDSIREIDDTLSGQIEDLMFVFNNLSDVDDRGIQALLREVSSDVLVLALKGSDEGVKEKIFKNMSKRASELLRDDLEAKGPVRVSDVETAQKEILTIARRMAEAGEIVLGGKGGEEMI
- the fliF gene encoding flagellar basal-body MS-ring/collar protein FliF, whose amino-acid sequence is MAEAVVDNVPAKTDGKPPLFGLSFLENLSEMTMLRQVGLMVGLAASVAIGFAVVLWSQQPDYRPLYGSLAGMDSKQIMETLAAADIAYTVEPNSGALLVKADDVARARMKLAAAGVTPSDSNIGFEILDKDQGLGTSQFMEATRYRRGLEGELARTISSLNNVKGARVHLAIPKSSVFVRDERKPSASVLVELFSGRSLEPGQVLAIINLVATSVPELSKSQITVVDQKGNLLSDMAENSALTQAGKQFDYSRRMESMLTQRVHNILQPVLGNDRYKAEVSADVDFSAVESTSEQFNPDQPALRSEQSTSEQRTASNGPQGVPGALSNQPPAPASAPQTTGGAAATAAAIQPGQPLLDANGQQIMDPATGQPMLAPYPADKRNQSTKNFELDRSISHTKQQQGKINRLSVSVVVDDQVKVNAADGAVTRAPWSADELARFTRLVQDAVGFDASRGDSVSVINMPFSVERGEVITDPAFYTQPWFWDIVKQVLGVLFILVLVFGVLRPVLNNITGHGKKQLALAGSDVELGGMGGLDGELANDRVSLGGPQSILLPSPSEGYDAQLNAIKSLVAEDPGRVAQVVKEWINADE
- the fliH gene encoding flagellar assembly protein FliH, producing the protein MSNKDETPSDLIRARDVGGFDIWSLPSFDPHVPEPEPAYVEEPPAQMEEVPLDEVQPLTLEELEAIRQEAYNEGFAAGEKDGFRSTTLKVRQEAEEALSVKLASLERLMGSLFDPIAEQDSQLEKAMVGLVEHIARQVIQRELVLDSSHLESVMREALKLLPLGVGNVRLYINPQDFEQVKALRERHEETWRIVEDAALLPGGCRVETEHSRIDATVETRISQIMAKLFDQLHEQALHPAEPDLSVDLDAPDAP